In one window of Rippkaea orientalis PCC 8801 DNA:
- a CDS encoding plasmid replication protein, CyRepA1 family, translating into MTNPTSIRTEFITESKIAPNLFEKAVTFLPDLEINHVTHEVEGTPLYDALGWPYTRFGHQAKPNLLGAAFIQETGEPWQCKIYGELNKPRQDKETRGQGGQGDKEDKKDFCGEQSPVSPVSPVSPPSEKRTGQYYAPKGIGDVPYLPPVPREFIEKLALEYDLPLPPENTSFWQWFQENKVIPLLLTEGGKKSLSALSSDIVAIALYGCLCGVDSETGAVKESLRPYIEGRRVYIAFDQDKKPKTRQTVAKATQKLALAITKASGEPYQVLWNTEDGKGVDDVIKNQGGDYFKHRIKLAQLIDPIQQQLNTLTRDIDLTVNQANLEGILKHLPRTGKLHISSPKCTRKSSAIIEPLVKEWKQKKQLVISIVPRILLGKEQAVRWDINWIDEYGKAHFESYDTIGLCFDSLGKLSSKNWSGALILFDEIRQGFKHFISSPTLEERRSFLLKLLQEKLPQAVNGGGLIVGCDSDLTDVEINYIDEICPVGKTFIVKNEYQPKKGLVIFNTGKYDETLDEILHRYENGENLFIFCDTKANSQAIHDRLKQLDPHATHWLLNGDTTSEAENKAIIENNINDSLKQQKPRSLVFTTSMSTGISIDGWINHQFHAEVFDHFTYGFVIAQGGILEPVEITQSMARVRKNLDFTVYSGTGKKPDDLLNSCHPDVIKRQIYKRNHRAFDLQLITAEILEEKLGREPTHYEILAEMMSKCDPETGMVIDPHLDLYCRAKARLNYASQNFDLMLYQQLIDEGYQLARYDCLETTSTGNQIREIKEAHKWEEAEATADSLDICIEEAIEISYSNAPVEQRRQAAKAFLKQELPGVELTPDFIYKAVIKDKRRWLRGHKLFWYCQHPDITREIDLGHYLNKIKQFANGVIFLPDLRNVSVMVDEINELGLWELIDLENPRELSKDDPRVLSFMERAYFRRYKLYNALGLTVTEKTDSIKFIERLLQRLGLGLVLTRTEKQGEKKIRYYSLNTEALNDPDRVAVLEALTRRFLGAVPTNYQLAEKLPPSVIESGTGLSQEYIQKRSPVPPDLVHKESLGTGHAKECIQKRSSVPPDLVHKESLGTRDAKECIQKRSPVPCAKGQTKGSLSQRPGAQTFKLPMNRGFAHWCSFKYGEVIYDSRQIVPSPLWVIGSSESEGCGLIVASEDGIEILPYRYGVRWPSQQVS; encoded by the coding sequence GTGACCAATCCCACCTCAATCCGTACTGAGTTCATCACCGAGTCGAAGATCGCCCCTAACCTCTTCGAGAAAGCGGTGACGTTCCTCCCCGACCTGGAAATCAACCACGTCACCCACGAAGTCGAGGGAACGCCCCTTTACGATGCCCTGGGCTGGCCATACACCCGCTTTGGTCATCAAGCCAAACCGAATCTATTGGGAGCAGCCTTTATTCAAGAAACGGGGGAACCCTGGCAATGCAAAATCTATGGAGAGTTAAATAAACCCCGTCAGGACAAGGAGACAAGGGGACAAGGGGGACAAGGAGACAAGGAGGACAAGAAGGACTTTTGTGGAGAACAATCTCCCGTGTCTCCCGTGTCTCCCGTGTCTCCCCCATCCGAAAAAAGAACAGGACAATACTACGCCCCCAAAGGAATCGGAGACGTTCCTTACCTCCCCCCCGTCCCCAGAGAATTTATTGAGAAGCTCGCCCTAGAATACGACTTACCCCTACCCCCCGAAAATACCTCCTTCTGGCAGTGGTTTCAGGAAAATAAGGTTATCCCCCTACTCCTAACCGAAGGGGGCAAGAAGAGCCTTTCAGCGTTGTCATCAGACATCGTTGCCATTGCCCTCTATGGCTGTCTATGTGGCGTTGATTCAGAAACCGGAGCCGTTAAAGAATCTTTACGTCCGTACATTGAAGGGCGGCGGGTCTACATTGCCTTTGACCAAGACAAAAAACCCAAAACACGCCAAACCGTGGCCAAAGCCACCCAGAAACTCGCTTTAGCCATCACTAAAGCCTCGGGCGAGCCTTACCAAGTCCTCTGGAATACCGAAGACGGCAAAGGCGTTGACGATGTTATTAAAAATCAAGGCGGAGATTACTTCAAACACCGGATTAAATTAGCCCAACTCATTGACCCCATTCAACAACAATTAAACACCCTTACCCGTGACATTGACTTAACCGTTAATCAAGCCAATTTAGAAGGAATCCTCAAACACCTTCCCCGCACCGGAAAACTCCACATCAGTTCCCCTAAATGTACCCGCAAATCCTCAGCCATCATTGAGCCATTAGTCAAAGAATGGAAACAGAAAAAACAATTAGTCATCTCCATCGTTCCCCGCATCCTCTTAGGCAAAGAACAAGCCGTCAGGTGGGACATTAACTGGATAGACGAGTATGGCAAGGCTCATTTTGAATCTTACGATACCATTGGGCTCTGTTTTGATTCCCTTGGGAAACTCTCCTCTAAAAATTGGTCAGGAGCTTTAATTCTCTTTGATGAGATTCGCCAAGGATTCAAGCATTTTATCTCCTCTCCCACCCTAGAAGAGAGACGCTCTTTTCTCCTTAAGCTTCTCCAAGAAAAGTTACCCCAAGCCGTTAACGGGGGCGGGTTAATTGTGGGCTGTGACTCCGATTTAACCGATGTAGAAATCAACTACATTGACGAAATTTGCCCCGTCGGAAAGACCTTTATTGTTAAAAACGAGTATCAACCCAAAAAAGGATTAGTCATCTTTAATACAGGTAAATATGATGAAACCCTGGATGAGATTCTCCACCGCTATGAAAATGGCGAGAACTTATTTATCTTCTGTGACACCAAAGCGAACAGTCAAGCCATTCATGACCGCTTAAAACAACTAGATCCTCACGCCACCCATTGGTTATTAAATGGCGATACAACCTCAGAGGCAGAAAACAAAGCCATCATCGAGAATAATATTAATGACTCCCTCAAACAACAAAAGCCAAGAAGTTTAGTCTTTACCACTTCCATGAGTACAGGCATCAGTATCGATGGCTGGATAAACCATCAATTTCATGCTGAGGTCTTTGACCACTTTACCTATGGCTTTGTCATTGCCCAAGGGGGAATCTTAGAACCCGTCGAAATCACTCAGAGTATGGCACGGGTCAGAAAGAATCTAGATTTTACCGTTTATTCAGGCACAGGGAAAAAGCCAGATGACCTCTTAAACTCCTGTCATCCTGATGTCATTAAACGACAAATTTATAAGCGAAATCATCGAGCCTTTGACCTGCAACTCATCACCGCCGAAATCTTAGAAGAAAAACTCGGAAGGGAACCCACCCACTATGAAATTCTGGCAGAAATGATGAGCAAATGTGACCCCGAAACCGGGATGGTCATTGACCCCCATCTCGACTTATATTGTCGAGCTAAAGCTCGGTTAAACTATGCTTCACAAAACTTTGACCTGATGCTCTATCAACAATTAATTGATGAGGGGTATCAATTAGCTCGATACGATTGCCTAGAAACCACTTCGACGGGGAATCAAATCAGAGAAATCAAAGAAGCGCACAAATGGGAGGAAGCTGAGGCCACGGCAGACTCATTAGATATTTGTATAGAAGAGGCGATAGAGATTAGTTATTCAAATGCGCCGGTCGAACAACGTCGTCAGGCCGCCAAGGCCTTCTTAAAACAGGAACTCCCCGGAGTGGAACTCACCCCCGACTTTATTTATAAGGCCGTTATTAAAGACAAACGACGCTGGTTGAGGGGACATAAACTCTTTTGGTATTGTCAACATCCTGACATAACCAGGGAGATAGATCTGGGGCATTATCTTAACAAAATTAAACAATTTGCCAATGGGGTCATCTTTTTGCCAGATCTTCGTAACGTGAGTGTTATGGTAGATGAAATTAATGAATTGGGACTATGGGAGTTAATTGACCTAGAGAACCCCAGAGAATTATCCAAAGATGACCCCAGGGTGCTCTCGTTTATGGAGAGGGCTTATTTTAGACGCTATAAACTCTATAACGCCCTGGGATTAACCGTGACTGAAAAAACCGACTCTATTAAATTCATTGAACGGTTGCTGCAACGGTTAGGGTTAGGATTAGTCTTGACCCGAACTGAAAAACAGGGTGAGAAGAAAATCCGATATTATTCTCTGAATACAGAAGCATTGAATGACCCCGATAGGGTAGCGGTATTGGAGGCACTTACCCGACGATTTCTCGGAGCAGTGCCAACTAACTATCAACTAGCTGAAAAGCTCCCCCCATCTGTCATAGAGTCGGGGACAGGACTCTCTCAAGAGTATATACAAAAAAGGAGTCCTGTCCCCCCAGACTTAGTACACAAGGAGTCACTAGGGACAGGACACGCTAAAGAGTGTATACAAAAGAGAAGTTCTGTCCCCCCAGACTTGGTACACAAGGAGTCGCTAGGGACAAGAGACGCTAAAGAGTGTATACAAAAGAG